From one Rhizobium lentis genomic stretch:
- the aceA gene encoding isocitrate lyase, giving the protein MTDFYKLVRNAPAGRFDGIERPYSAEDVQRLRGSVALTHTLAEMGADRLWRLIHQEDFVNALGALSGNQAMQMVRAGLKAIYLSGWQVAADANTASAMYPDQSLYPANAGPELAKRINRTLQRADQIETSEGNGLSVETWFAPIVADAEAGFGGPLNAFEIMKAYIEAGAAGVHFEDQLASEKKCGHLGGKVLIPTAAHIRNLDAARLAADVMGVATLVIARTDAEAAKLLTSDIDERDQPFVDYDAGRTVEGFYQVRNGIEPCIARAVAYAPHCDLIWCETSKPDLEQARRFAEGVHKVHPGKLLAYNCSPSFNWKKNLDEATIARFQRELGAMGYKFQFITLAGFHQLNYGMYELARGYRQRQMSAYSELQQAEFAAEVNGYTATKHQREVGTGYFDAVSLAITGGRSSTTAMHDSTEHAQFKPAAE; this is encoded by the coding sequence ATGACCGATTTTTACAAGCTTGTCCGAAACGCACCAGCAGGTCGCTTCGACGGCATAGAGAGGCCCTACTCGGCCGAGGACGTGCAGCGGCTCAGAGGCTCGGTAGCGCTCACCCATACGCTCGCCGAAATGGGGGCGGACCGGCTGTGGCGGCTGATACACCAGGAGGACTTCGTCAATGCGCTCGGCGCGCTCTCCGGCAACCAGGCAATGCAGATGGTGCGCGCCGGGCTGAAGGCGATCTATCTGTCCGGCTGGCAGGTGGCTGCCGACGCCAATACGGCATCGGCAATGTATCCCGACCAGTCGCTGTATCCCGCCAATGCCGGGCCGGAGCTTGCCAAGCGCATCAATCGCACGCTGCAGCGCGCCGATCAGATCGAGACATCAGAAGGCAACGGGCTTTCCGTCGAGACTTGGTTTGCGCCGATCGTTGCCGATGCGGAAGCCGGTTTCGGCGGGCCGCTCAACGCTTTCGAGATCATGAAGGCCTATATCGAGGCCGGTGCTGCGGGTGTCCATTTCGAGGACCAGCTCGCTTCGGAGAAGAAATGCGGCCATCTCGGCGGCAAGGTGCTGATCCCGACGGCCGCCCATATCCGCAATCTCGACGCTGCCCGGCTTGCCGCCGACGTCATGGGCGTGGCGACATTGGTCATCGCCCGCACCGATGCGGAAGCGGCAAAACTCCTGACATCCGATATCGATGAGCGCGACCAGCCCTTCGTCGATTACGATGCCGGACGCACGGTCGAAGGCTTCTACCAGGTCAGAAACGGCATCGAACCGTGCATTGCGCGCGCTGTCGCCTATGCGCCGCATTGCGACCTGATCTGGTGCGAGACCTCCAAGCCGGATCTCGAGCAGGCGCGCCGTTTTGCCGAGGGCGTCCACAAAGTCCATCCCGGCAAGCTGCTCGCCTATAATTGCTCGCCGTCATTCAACTGGAAGAAAAACCTCGACGAGGCGACCATCGCAAGGTTCCAGCGCGAGCTCGGCGCGATGGGCTACAAGTTCCAGTTCATCACGCTCGCCGGCTTCCATCAGCTGAACTACGGCATGTACGAACTGGCGCGCGGCTACAGGCAGCGACAGATGTCGGCCTATTCCGAGCTGCAGCAGGCCGAATTCGCCGCGGAGGTCAACGGCTATACCGCAACCAAACATCAGCGCGAGGTCGGCACCGGCTATTTCGACGCCGTGTCGCTCGCCATCACCGGCGGCCGGTCTTCGACCACCGCAATGCACGATTCAACCGAACATGCGCAGTTCAAGCCGGCTGCGGAATGA
- a CDS encoding helix-turn-helix domain-containing protein, whose translation MAERKIFAGPKLRRIRNALALTQTAMAEALEISPSYLNLIERNQRPLTVQLLLKLAAVYRVDLEELRGQTGGSLGQLKEVFADPLLSGELPGDQELVEVAEAAPNAASGMIKLYRAYREQAARLSDLTALMAAEGHAPVAAGRLPLDELRETLERRPGYFGRIEAAAEAFAATLPGGLDLAAGLKDWLRAERGIAVRILPVHVMPDLRRRFDRHSMRLFISERLSPADRAHEIAVEAATLALRPAIDAELNDLSFSSAEAHRIARFELARIAALALAMPYEAFLSAAKATRYDIDILRSRFGVSFGHAAMRLTMLQRPGAAAIPFFLVEIDAAGHRLRRAGAQGFPQARFGGDCPKLNIHAAFLQPGQILAETVVMPDGTSFLTVARTLEGPSVEFGERIRRTAILIGCDAALADGLVYGQATALDPVAIGPACRLCERRGCLSRAEPPVTRPLGLDEMVAGLSAFDFQ comes from the coding sequence ATGGCGGAACGGAAGATATTCGCGGGTCCGAAATTGCGGCGCATCCGCAATGCGCTGGCGCTGACGCAGACCGCCATGGCCGAGGCGCTGGAGATTTCGCCCTCCTACCTGAACCTGATCGAGCGCAACCAGCGGCCGTTGACGGTCCAGCTCCTGTTGAAGCTCGCGGCGGTCTATCGGGTTGATCTGGAGGAGTTGCGGGGCCAGACCGGCGGCAGTCTCGGCCAGCTCAAGGAAGTCTTCGCAGATCCGCTGCTTTCGGGCGAGCTGCCCGGCGATCAGGAACTGGTCGAGGTGGCGGAGGCGGCGCCGAATGCCGCCAGCGGCATGATCAAGCTCTATCGTGCCTATCGCGAGCAGGCGGCACGGCTGTCGGATCTGACGGCGCTGATGGCTGCCGAGGGGCATGCGCCCGTCGCCGCCGGCCGGTTGCCGCTGGACGAACTGCGCGAGACGCTGGAGCGCAGACCGGGCTATTTCGGACGGATAGAGGCCGCGGCGGAAGCCTTCGCCGCAACGTTGCCCGGCGGCCTTGATCTTGCTGCGGGGCTGAAGGACTGGCTGCGCGCCGAGCGCGGCATTGCGGTGCGCATCCTGCCCGTGCACGTCATGCCGGATTTGCGCCGCCGTTTTGATCGTCATTCGATGCGGCTTTTCATTTCGGAACGGTTGTCCCCGGCCGATCGTGCGCACGAGATCGCTGTCGAAGCCGCCACCCTTGCATTGCGGCCGGCCATCGATGCCGAGCTCAACGATCTCTCGTTTTCCTCCGCCGAGGCGCACCGCATTGCCCGTTTCGAGCTTGCCCGCATTGCGGCTCTGGCGCTGGCAATGCCTTATGAGGCCTTTCTTTCGGCGGCCAAGGCGACGCGTTACGACATCGATATTCTTCGTTCGCGTTTCGGCGTCTCTTTCGGCCATGCCGCCATGCGTCTGACGATGCTGCAGCGCCCGGGGGCGGCAGCCATCCCCTTCTTTCTGGTCGAGATCGATGCCGCGGGCCACCGGTTGCGGCGAGCCGGCGCCCAGGGCTTTCCGCAGGCCCGTTTCGGTGGCGACTGTCCGAAGCTCAATATTCACGCCGCCTTCCTGCAGCCGGGCCAGATCCTCGCCGAGACGGTCGTCATGCCGGATGGCACATCCTTCTTGACGGTCGCCCGCACCCTGGAGGGGCCGAGCGTCGAATTCGGTGAAAGGATCCGGCGAACCGCGATTCTGATCGGCTGCGATGCCGCCCTGGCGGACGGACTGGTCTACGGGCAGGCGACAGCGCTCGATCCGGTTGCGATCGGTCCGGCCTGTCGGCTCTGCGAGCGGCGCGGCTGCCTTTCCCGCGCAGAGCCGCCGGTAACGCGGCCGCTCGGGCTCGACGAGATGGTGGCGGGCCTCAGCGCCTTCGACTTCCAGTGA
- a CDS encoding polyamine ABC transporter substrate-binding protein: MRSTIASVTAVAVAALLSAAPAVAQERVVNVYNWSDYIDDSILADFTKETGIKVVYDTFDSNETVETKLLAGGTGYDVVVPTADFLQRQIQAGVFQKLDKSKLPNLTNMWDVIQQRTAAYDPGNEYAVDYMWGTDGIGYNVKKVAEILGPDAKPGLEVIFDPKVAEKFKDCGIYVLDSPKDVMTTALRYLGLDPNSTKAEDFKKVEELLTAVRPYIRKFHSSEYINALANGDICIAFGFSGDMLQARDRAAEAKNNVEVNYSIPVQGAQMWFDMMAIPADAKHVAEAHEFLNYMMKPEVIAKASDHTFYANGNKASQQFVSKEVLEDPAVYPTEEVMKNLFTVKPWDPKTQRTATRIWTKVVTGQ; encoded by the coding sequence ATGAGGTCAACCATCGCAAGCGTGACGGCGGTCGCCGTCGCCGCGCTCCTTTCCGCCGCGCCGGCCGTTGCGCAGGAGCGTGTCGTCAATGTCTACAACTGGTCGGATTATATCGACGACAGCATCCTTGCCGATTTCACCAAGGAAACCGGCATCAAGGTCGTCTACGACACCTTCGATTCGAACGAGACCGTGGAAACCAAGCTGCTTGCCGGCGGCACCGGTTATGACGTCGTCGTTCCCACGGCCGACTTCCTGCAGCGCCAGATCCAGGCCGGCGTCTTCCAGAAACTCGACAAGTCGAAGCTGCCGAACCTGACCAACATGTGGGACGTGATCCAGCAGCGGACCGCTGCCTATGATCCGGGCAACGAATACGCGGTCGACTACATGTGGGGCACTGACGGCATCGGCTACAACGTCAAGAAGGTTGCCGAAATCCTCGGGCCGGATGCGAAGCCGGGTCTCGAAGTGATCTTCGACCCGAAGGTCGCCGAAAAGTTCAAGGACTGCGGCATCTACGTGCTCGACTCGCCGAAGGACGTCATGACCACGGCTCTCAGATATTTGGGCCTTGATCCCAACTCCACCAAGGCCGAGGATTTCAAGAAGGTCGAGGAACTGCTGACGGCGGTCCGCCCCTATATCCGCAAGTTCCACTCCTCCGAATACATCAACGCCCTTGCCAATGGTGATATCTGCATCGCCTTCGGCTTTTCCGGCGATATGCTGCAGGCCCGCGACCGCGCCGCCGAAGCCAAGAACAATGTCGAGGTCAACTATTCGATCCCCGTGCAGGGCGCTCAGATGTGGTTCGACATGATGGCGATCCCCGCTGATGCCAAGCACGTAGCCGAAGCGCATGAGTTCTTGAACTATATGATGAAACCCGAGGTCATCGCCAAGGCGAGCGACCACACCTTCTATGCCAATGGCAACAAGGCCTCGCAGCAGTTCGTCAGCAAGGAAGTGCTGGAGGATCCGGCTGTCTATCCGACGGAGGAGGTGATGAAGAATCTCTTCACCGTCAAGCCGTGGGACCCGAAGACCCAGCGCACGGCGACGCGGATCTGGACGAAGGTCGTTACCGGCCAGTAA
- a CDS encoding ABC transporter ATP-binding protein: MKSLGNIRRAFAPWTDPSAKPFIAFKNVTKRFGNFTAVNDLSLNIYHREFFALLGASGCGKSTLLRMLAGFEQPTSGEIVLDGTDLAGTPPYQRPVNMMFQSYALFPHMTVEKNIAFGLKQDGMPKDEMTERVAQMLKLVKLEQFASRKPNQLSGGQRQRVALARSLAKRPKVLLLDEPLGALDKKLREETQFELMDLQQSLGLTFVVVTHDQEEAMTMADRIAVMSHGKVVQVATPAEIYEAPNSRFVADFIGDVNIFDGKVTASGDGAVEISVESGFTIRSAATETPAVGNSVGFAIRPEKIRVTRAAPANASVNTAKGEIWDIGYLGDMTVFHIKLPSGKFVRASSLNAQRSVDDPFTYDQDVWVSFDENGGVLLKD; this comes from the coding sequence ATGAAATCTTTGGGCAATATCCGCCGCGCATTCGCACCCTGGACCGATCCGTCCGCAAAACCTTTCATCGCCTTCAAGAATGTCACCAAGCGCTTCGGCAATTTTACCGCCGTCAATGACCTGTCGCTGAATATCTATCACCGCGAGTTCTTCGCGCTGCTCGGGGCGTCCGGTTGCGGAAAGTCGACGCTGCTGCGCATGCTCGCTGGATTCGAGCAGCCGACGTCGGGAGAGATCGTTCTCGACGGCACCGATCTCGCCGGCACGCCGCCCTATCAGCGACCGGTCAACATGATGTTTCAGTCCTACGCGCTTTTCCCGCACATGACGGTCGAGAAGAACATCGCCTTCGGCCTGAAGCAGGATGGCATGCCGAAGGACGAAATGACCGAGCGCGTCGCCCAGATGCTGAAGCTGGTAAAGCTCGAGCAGTTTGCTTCGCGAAAACCGAACCAGCTCTCCGGCGGCCAGCGCCAGCGCGTCGCGCTCGCCCGTTCGCTCGCCAAGCGCCCGAAAGTGTTGCTGCTCGACGAGCCGCTCGGTGCGCTCGACAAGAAGCTGCGCGAGGAAACCCAGTTCGAGCTGATGGATCTGCAGCAAAGTCTCGGCCTCACCTTCGTCGTGGTCACTCATGACCAGGAGGAGGCGATGACCATGGCCGACCGCATCGCAGTCATGAGCCACGGCAAGGTGGTGCAGGTGGCAACGCCCGCCGAAATCTACGAGGCGCCGAATAGCCGCTTCGTTGCGGACTTCATCGGCGACGTGAATATCTTCGACGGCAAGGTGACCGCGTCGGGAGACGGCGCAGTCGAGATATCAGTCGAAAGCGGCTTCACGATCCGCAGCGCCGCCACCGAGACGCCGGCCGTCGGCAATTCGGTCGGTTTTGCCATCCGCCCGGAAAAGATCCGTGTGACGCGCGCAGCACCCGCGAACGCCTCGGTCAATACAGCCAAGGGGGAGATCTGGGATATCGGCTATCTCGGCGACATGACCGTCTTCCACATCAAGCTGCCGAGCGGCAAATTCGTCAGAGCCTCTTCCCTCAACGCGCAGCGTTCCGTCGACGACCCTTTTACCTATGATCAGGACGTCTGGGTTTCGTTCGATGAGAATGGCGGCGTGCTGCTGAAGGATTGA
- a CDS encoding ABC transporter permease subunit yields METFASRFYSRLVIIIPYAWLLLFFLAPFFIVFRISLSTTAIAIPPYEPVFSLADGWSGFWSKVATFSWDNYGYLIDDPLYFNAYLSSVVIAAISTFLMLLIAYPIAYGMAQAPRSIRPTLLMLVILPFWTSFLIRVYSWIAILKPEGLLNQLLLSLHIIDSPLIILNTTTAVYIGIVYSYLPFMVLPLYSALEKMDGTLIEAAQDLGCTPIQAFWRVTFPLSIPGVVAGCMLVFIPAVGEFVIPDLLGGSQTLMIGKTLWNEFNANRDWPVSSAVATILLMILVIPIVFFQNAQAKAEERGK; encoded by the coding sequence ATGGAAACCTTCGCATCACGGTTCTATAGCCGCCTCGTCATTATCATTCCCTATGCCTGGCTGCTGCTTTTCTTTCTTGCCCCGTTCTTCATCGTTTTCCGCATCTCGCTGTCGACGACGGCGATCGCCATACCGCCTTACGAGCCGGTCTTCTCATTGGCCGATGGCTGGAGCGGTTTCTGGAGCAAGGTCGCAACCTTCTCCTGGGACAATTACGGCTATCTCATCGATGATCCGCTCTATTTCAACGCCTATCTGTCGAGCGTCGTCATCGCGGCGATTTCGACCTTCCTGATGTTGCTGATCGCCTATCCGATCGCCTATGGCATGGCGCAGGCTCCGCGGAGCATCCGCCCGACGCTGCTGATGCTCGTGATCCTGCCGTTCTGGACGAGCTTCCTGATCCGCGTCTATTCCTGGATCGCCATCCTGAAGCCGGAGGGGTTGCTGAACCAGCTTCTTCTGTCGCTGCATATCATCGACAGCCCATTGATCATCCTCAATACCACGACGGCCGTCTATATCGGCATCGTCTATTCCTACCTGCCCTTCATGGTGCTGCCGCTCTATTCGGCACTCGAAAAAATGGACGGCACGCTGATCGAGGCGGCCCAGGATCTCGGCTGCACGCCGATCCAGGCCTTCTGGCGCGTCACGTTCCCGCTGTCGATCCCCGGTGTGGTGGCCGGCTGCATGCTGGTCTTCATCCCTGCAGTCGGTGAATTCGTCATCCCCGATCTTCTCGGCGGTTCGCAGACGCTGATGATTGGCAAGACGCTCTGGAACGAATTCAATGCCAACAGGGACTGGCCGGTGTCCTCGGCGGTCGCAACGATCCTGCTCATGATCCTGGTGATCCCGATCGTCTTCTTCCAGAATGCGCAGGCCAAAGCCGAAGAGCGGGGGAAATAA
- a CDS encoding ABC transporter permease, which yields MLRWTRFNIISVMLGFAFLYLPIVLLVVFSFNESKLVTVWGGFSTKWYVSLLSNQALLDAAWVTIRVGLLSATFATILGTMAALTLVRYTRFRGRMLFSGMVYAPLVMPEVITGLSLLLLFVAIGFDRGFWTITLAHTTLTMCFVAVVVQSRLLSFDQSIEEAAQDLGAPPVRTFFEITLPIISPAVFSGWILAFTLSLDDLVIASFTSGPGATTLPMKIYSQVRLGVTPEINAICTILIAIVAVGVICASIITKRREVQRERDERAAAATA from the coding sequence ATGCTGAGATGGACCCGTTTCAACATCATCTCCGTGATGCTCGGCTTTGCCTTCCTATACCTGCCAATCGTGCTGCTGGTGGTCTTTTCCTTCAACGAGTCGAAGCTGGTGACCGTCTGGGGCGGCTTTTCCACCAAGTGGTATGTCTCGCTGCTGTCGAACCAGGCGCTGCTCGATGCAGCCTGGGTGACGATCCGTGTCGGTCTGCTGTCGGCCACCTTCGCGACCATCCTCGGCACCATGGCGGCGCTGACGCTGGTGCGCTACACGCGCTTCCGCGGCCGCATGCTCTTTTCAGGCATGGTCTATGCACCGCTCGTCATGCCCGAAGTCATTACCGGCCTGTCGCTTCTGCTGCTCTTCGTGGCGATCGGCTTCGATCGCGGCTTCTGGACGATCACGCTGGCCCATACCACGCTGACCATGTGTTTCGTTGCCGTCGTCGTGCAGTCGCGGCTGCTGAGCTTCGATCAGTCGATCGAGGAGGCAGCCCAGGATCTGGGCGCGCCGCCGGTTCGGACCTTCTTCGAGATCACGCTGCCGATCATCTCGCCCGCGGTGTTTTCTGGCTGGATCCTGGCCTTTACCCTGTCGCTGGATGACCTCGTGATCGCAAGCTTCACCTCCGGCCCTGGCGCAACCACGCTGCCGATGAAGATCTATAGCCAGGTGCGCCTCGGCGTGACGCCTGAGATCAATGCGATCTGCACGATCCTGATCGCCATCGTCGCAGTCGGCGTCATTTGCGCCTCGATCATCACCAAGCGGCGCGAAGTGCAGCGCGAGCGCGATGAGCGGGCGGCGGCGGCGACCGCCTGA
- a CDS encoding AsmA family protein: MGTFRHRRWRRKIGSVSRWLPAFARVSTVLLLIALGLFVALRVAAPYLITTGFVRSGIEDALSKWTGYHAEIKGSPVLEFWPTPRITINQITIRQPRESGDKLLGRIESLSADFSLIDALRGRTSFHEFHLLRPNLALTRDEKGLIDWSYAGLLARAISGVRYENGAEVLDRDLDAEIGAVTVEDGTLVVTDIRSARTYHFDSVTADIAWPRLSGAISAVVIARINGVDLKVDFASRQPLLAFAGKSAETRTSLTSNLLTARFQGVASIASLSALSGNIAVSIPDVPALLTWSGRSIPGVGTLKSASLDSDIMSSGSGLRFNDLSLSLNDASATGVMDLSTQPGRRPKIGGTLAFDQMNLKPFLDAFALRLAAGEAEEISAATAEPLQLLDVDVRLSARRAQMGLFELSDVGASMIVSGGEAKFDIGDSQFEGGEMTAHLEATRRDFDGGGKLQLSIRDADFAGLAERLQLKGPLPLATGSLDLDLRSPKAIWTTGLADVTGRLRFWTREGTIPGIDVAALRTEAAEKPFFPLSAAASGAFTFNRLDLQADFANGSAEIHDALIVGPAQTLALSGMITYQSNGLALSGSLEATDPAKAAELPLLPFFIGGSWPNPVVSPVPHFGAMPHAR; this comes from the coding sequence ATGGGTACGTTTCGACATCGCAGGTGGCGCAGGAAGATCGGATCCGTTTCGCGCTGGCTTCCGGCCTTCGCCCGTGTCTCGACTGTGCTCCTGCTGATTGCGCTTGGGCTGTTCGTGGCTCTGAGGGTCGCAGCGCCCTATCTCATCACGACCGGCTTCGTGCGATCCGGCATTGAGGACGCCCTGTCGAAATGGACCGGTTATCACGCCGAGATCAAGGGCAGCCCGGTTCTCGAATTCTGGCCGACGCCGCGCATTACGATCAACCAGATCACCATTCGCCAGCCGCGCGAAAGCGGCGACAAGCTGCTCGGCCGCATTGAAAGCCTGTCGGCCGATTTCAGCCTCATCGACGCACTGAGGGGGCGGACGAGCTTCCACGAATTCCACCTGCTGCGTCCCAATCTTGCACTGACGCGTGACGAGAAAGGGCTGATCGACTGGAGTTACGCCGGCCTGCTTGCCCGCGCGATCAGCGGCGTGCGTTATGAAAATGGTGCCGAAGTGCTCGATCGCGATCTCGATGCCGAGATCGGTGCGGTGACCGTCGAGGACGGCACGCTTGTCGTCACCGACATCAGGAGCGCCAGGACCTACCATTTCGACAGCGTCACGGCCGACATCGCCTGGCCTCGGCTGTCGGGCGCGATCTCGGCCGTCGTCATCGCCCGCATCAACGGCGTGGACCTGAAGGTCGATTTCGCCTCGCGCCAGCCGCTGCTCGCCTTTGCCGGCAAGAGCGCCGAGACGCGGACCTCGCTGACGTCGAACCTGCTGACGGCCCGTTTCCAAGGGGTCGCCAGCATCGCCAGCCTTTCGGCCCTTTCCGGCAATATCGCCGTCAGCATTCCCGATGTGCCTGCGCTTCTGACATGGTCGGGCAGATCGATCCCCGGCGTCGGGACGCTGAAGAGCGCCTCGCTGGACTCCGACATCATGTCGTCAGGCAGCGGGCTGCGTTTCAACGATCTCAGCCTCTCGCTGAACGATGCGAGCGCCACCGGCGTAATGGACCTTTCGACCCAACCCGGCAGACGGCCGAAAATCGGCGGCACGCTTGCCTTCGACCAGATGAATCTCAAGCCGTTCCTCGACGCCTTCGCGCTGAGGCTTGCAGCCGGCGAGGCCGAGGAAATCTCCGCCGCCACGGCCGAACCGCTGCAGCTGCTCGACGTCGACGTCAGGCTTTCGGCGCGACGCGCGCAGATGGGCCTCTTCGAGCTTTCCGATGTCGGCGCCAGCATGATTGTTTCAGGCGGCGAGGCGAAGTTCGATATCGGCGACAGCCAGTTCGAAGGCGGCGAAATGACCGCGCATCTGGAAGCGACGCGGCGCGATTTCGACGGCGGCGGCAAGTTGCAGCTGTCGATCCGCGACGCCGACTTCGCCGGCCTTGCCGAGCGCCTGCAGCTCAAGGGGCCGCTGCCGCTCGCGACGGGATCGCTCGATCTCGACCTGCGGTCGCCGAAAGCGATCTGGACCACCGGCCTTGCCGACGTCACCGGCAGGCTCCGCTTCTGGACGAGAGAAGGCACGATCCCGGGTATCGACGTGGCGGCGCTCCGGACCGAGGCGGCCGAAAAGCCGTTCTTCCCGCTGAGCGCGGCGGCAAGCGGCGCCTTCACCTTCAACCGACTGGACCTTCAGGCCGACTTCGCCAACGGCTCCGCCGAAATCCACGACGCCCTTATCGTCGGACCGGCGCAGACGCTGGCTCTGTCCGGCATGATCACCTATCAATCGAACGGGCTGGCGCTGTCCGGATCGCTGGAGGCAACCGATCCGGCCAAGGCGGCAGAGCTGCCGCTTCTGCCGTTCTTCATCGGCGGCTCCTGGCCGAACCCGGTCGTCTCACCGGTTCCGCATTTTGGCGCGATGCCCCACGCACGGTAG
- a CDS encoding acetoacetate--CoA ligase, protein MQDSKPLWVPSAETVATSPIHAFIERCNAEYGLSLAGFEDLHAWSVAEREKFWPSVWDFCGVKGERGARVLVDGDSMLGARFFPDATLNFAENLLPGRGAGDAILFRGEDRVEDRWSWDRLRALVSRLQQAFAARGIGKGDRIAAMMPNMPETVAAMLAAASIGAIWSSCSPDFGEQGVLDRFGQIGPRLFIACDAYWYSGKLQDVGPKVAAVAKSLGVPTIIVHYAGDAEAVASRTPGASTLDALVAPYEAKEIAFTPLAFAHPLYILFSSGTTGVPKCIVHSAGGTLLQHLKEQRLHCGLQAGEKLFYFTTCGWMMWNWLVSGLASGATLCLFDGSPFAPDGNVLFDYAEAEKFAIFGTSAKYIDAVRKSGLTPRKSHDLSNLRLMTSTGSPLSPEGFTFVYEGIKEDMQLASISGGTDIVSCFVLGNPLQPVWRGEIQGPGLGLAVDVWNDDGKPVRGEKGELVCTKAFPSMPVMFWNDPDGAKYRAAYFDRFDNVWCHGDFAEWTAHGGLVIHGRSDATLNPGGVRIGTAEIYNQVEQMDEVAEALCIGQEWDDDVRVVLFVRLASGVTLTEDLIKAIKTRIRTGASPRHVPAKIIAVADIPRTKSGKIVELAVREVVHNRPVKNQEALANPEALRLFANLSELKD, encoded by the coding sequence ATGCAGGACAGCAAACCACTTTGGGTGCCTTCGGCCGAGACCGTCGCAACAAGCCCGATCCATGCCTTCATCGAGCGCTGCAATGCTGAATACGGTCTTTCGCTTGCAGGCTTTGAGGATCTGCACGCATGGTCGGTGGCCGAGCGGGAGAAGTTCTGGCCGAGCGTGTGGGATTTCTGCGGCGTGAAGGGAGAGCGCGGCGCTAGGGTGCTCGTCGACGGCGACAGCATGCTGGGAGCCCGCTTTTTTCCCGATGCCACGCTCAACTTTGCCGAAAACCTGCTGCCCGGCCGCGGCGCGGGTGATGCCATCCTCTTCCGCGGCGAGGACAGGGTTGAGGACCGCTGGTCATGGGATCGGCTGCGCGCGCTGGTCTCGAGGCTGCAGCAGGCCTTCGCAGCCCGTGGCATCGGCAAGGGCGACCGCATCGCCGCCATGATGCCGAACATGCCGGAGACCGTCGCCGCCATGCTGGCCGCCGCCTCGATCGGCGCCATCTGGTCATCCTGCTCTCCCGATTTCGGCGAGCAGGGCGTGCTCGACCGTTTCGGCCAGATCGGCCCGCGGCTTTTCATCGCCTGCGATGCCTACTGGTATTCCGGCAAGCTGCAGGATGTCGGTCCGAAGGTTGCCGCGGTGGCGAAAAGCCTCGGTGTCCCCACGATCATTGTCCACTATGCCGGTGATGCCGAGGCGGTGGCGAGCAGGACGCCCGGGGCTTCGACGTTGGACGCCTTGGTTGCACCCTATGAGGCCAAGGAGATCGCGTTCACGCCGCTGGCCTTCGCCCATCCGCTCTACATCCTCTTTTCCTCAGGCACGACAGGTGTGCCGAAATGCATCGTGCATTCGGCCGGCGGCACGCTGCTGCAGCACCTCAAGGAGCAGCGGCTGCATTGCGGCCTTCAGGCGGGCGAGAAGCTCTTCTACTTCACCACCTGCGGCTGGATGATGTGGAACTGGCTGGTCAGCGGGCTCGCCAGCGGCGCCACGCTCTGCCTGTTCGACGGCTCGCCCTTCGCCCCTGACGGCAATGTGCTGTTCGACTATGCCGAGGCGGAAAAATTCGCGATCTTCGGCACCTCGGCGAAATATATCGATGCGGTGCGCAAGAGCGGGCTGACGCCGCGCAAAAGCCACGACCTCTCAAACCTCCGGCTGATGACCTCCACCGGTTCGCCGCTGTCGCCCGAGGGTTTCACCTTCGTCTATGAGGGCATCAAGGAGGACATGCAACTCGCCTCGATCTCAGGCGGCACCGATATCGTCTCTTGCTTTGTGCTCGGCAACCCGCTGCAGCCGGTCTGGCGCGGCGAAATCCAGGGTCCGGGCCTCGGCCTTGCGGTCGACGTCTGGAACGATGACGGCAAGCCCGTGCGCGGGGAAAAGGGCGAACTTGTCTGCACCAAGGCCTTCCCCTCCATGCCGGTCATGTTCTGGAACGACCCTGATGGGGCCAAATATCGCGCCGCCTATTTCGACCGGTTCGACAATGTCTGGTGCCACGGCGATTTTGCTGAATGGACGGCGCATGGCGGCCTTGTCATTCACGGCCGCTCGGATGCGACGCTCAACCCCGGCGGCGTGCGCATCGGCACGGCCGAGATCTACAATCAGGTGGAACAGATGGACGAGGTGGCCGAGGCGCTGTGCATAGGCCAGGAGTGGGACGACGACGTGCGTGTCGTGCTCTTCGTCCGCCTGGCATCCGGCGTGACGCTGACCGAAGATCTCATCAAGGCGATCAAGACACGTATTCGCACCGGCGCCTCGCCGCGGCACGTGCCGGCAAAGATTATCGCGGTTGCCGATATTCCCCGCACCAAATCCGGCAAGATCGTCGAGCTTGCAGTGCGTGAGGTCGTTCACAACAGGCCGGTGAAAAACCAGGAGGCGCTTGCCAACCCCGAGGCGCTGCGTCTCTTCGCGAATTTGAGTGAACTGAAGGACTGA